The following coding sequences are from one Caballeronia sp. SBC1 window:
- a CDS encoding efflux RND transporter permease subunit, with protein MWIVNVALKRPYTFIVMAILILLATPFALLTTPVDVLPDINIPVVSIIWNYTGLSAEDMANRITQVNERSLTTTVNDIEHIESQSLPGIAILKIFLQPTANIQTAIAQTVAVEQAQLKQMPPGATPPLVISYSASSIPVIQLGLSSTTLSEQDLNDTALNFLRPQLVTIPGAAVPYPYGGKSRLVSVDLDTRALLAKGLTPSDVVSAFNAQNLILPTGTAKIGMKEYTINMNGSPATIAALNDIPVRTLNGATTYLREVAHVRDGFSPQTNIVRQNGHRGVLISILKSGSASTLSIVNSLYALLPSARASLPPDLVITPLFDQSVFVKAAVQGVIREALIAAALTAAMILLFLGNWRSTCIIAVSIPLSILSSLLVLHALGQTINIMTLGGLALAVGILVDDATVTIENIERHLHMGTDLHEAILEGAGEIAVPALVSTLCICIVFVPMFFLTGVAKFLFVPLAEAVVFAMLASYILSRTLVPTLAMLLMGHAHKPKNGSKPNLFMRLYHRFDAGFERMRATYIVILSTLLVRRRMFATMFLCFCVLSVGLVFVLGEDFFPTVDAGDIRLHMRAPTGTRIEETARLADHVEDVVRQVVPAAQLNTILDNLGLPYSGINLSYSNAGTIGTLDGEIQVALKPDHEPTQNFVDKLRAVLPQRFPGVEFFFQPADIVTQILNFGLPAAIDVQISGANQQGNFAVAAKLMKSIRQIPGTVDTHIQQKLDEPALNLQMDRTRLQQLNLTASNVAQNVLISLSGSSQTSPGFWFNNKNGVEYQVAVQTPQYQVSSIDELLRTPVSGSATGPTQLLGNLVQVTPQNQFAVVTHYNIRPVIDVFVSVEGRDLGSIARQVDKLVDQARATLPRGSQIIVRGQVATMRSSFFGLGVGVAMAIVLVYLLIVVNFQSWVDPLIIVSALPAALAGIVWMLFLTGTHLSVPALTGAIMTMGVATANSILMVSFARQRLQAGAPPLTAALEAGASRIRPVLMTAFAMIIGMIPMALGLGEGAEQNAPLGRAVIGGLLFATVSTLFFVPLVFAGIHSRLARRRDRLAGDGDDHGGGNSGHPGRPGHDGPGHGAGEHAPS; from the coding sequence ATGTGGATCGTCAACGTTGCGCTAAAGCGGCCCTACACGTTTATCGTGATGGCCATCCTGATCCTGTTGGCGACGCCGTTTGCGCTCCTGACAACGCCGGTCGACGTCCTGCCGGACATCAACATCCCCGTCGTCAGCATCATCTGGAATTACACGGGCCTGTCAGCCGAGGACATGGCCAACCGTATTACGCAGGTCAATGAGCGCAGCCTGACCACGACCGTCAACGACATCGAGCACATTGAGTCGCAATCGCTGCCCGGTATCGCGATCCTGAAGATATTTCTTCAACCCACTGCGAATATCCAGACCGCTATTGCCCAGACGGTAGCGGTCGAGCAGGCTCAGTTGAAGCAGATGCCGCCGGGCGCCACGCCGCCGCTCGTGATCAGTTATTCGGCCTCGAGTATCCCGGTGATCCAACTGGGATTGTCCAGTACCACGCTGTCCGAGCAGGACCTGAACGATACCGCCTTGAACTTTCTGCGACCGCAACTGGTGACCATTCCCGGTGCGGCCGTGCCTTATCCGTACGGCGGCAAAAGCCGGCTGGTTTCGGTCGATCTGGATACACGCGCGCTGCTGGCGAAGGGCCTCACGCCCTCGGACGTGGTGAGTGCCTTCAACGCACAGAACCTGATCCTGCCGACCGGCACGGCCAAGATCGGGATGAAGGAATACACGATCAACATGAATGGTTCGCCGGCCACCATTGCCGCGCTGAACGACATTCCGGTGCGCACGCTCAACGGTGCGACCACCTACCTGAGAGAAGTCGCCCATGTGCGCGACGGGTTCTCTCCGCAGACGAATATCGTGCGTCAGAACGGTCATCGCGGCGTCCTGATCTCGATACTCAAAAGCGGCAGCGCGTCTACTCTGTCCATCGTCAATTCTCTTTACGCGCTGTTGCCGAGTGCGCGGGCCTCGTTGCCGCCGGACCTCGTCATCACGCCGCTTTTCGATCAGTCGGTGTTCGTCAAGGCAGCCGTGCAGGGCGTGATTCGCGAAGCGCTGATCGCCGCCGCACTGACGGCCGCGATGATCCTGCTGTTCCTCGGCAACTGGCGCAGCACCTGCATTATCGCGGTCTCCATTCCGTTGTCGATCCTCTCGTCATTGCTGGTGCTGCATGCGCTCGGGCAGACCATCAACATCATGACGCTGGGGGGGCTCGCGCTGGCGGTGGGTATTTTGGTGGACGATGCCACGGTGACCATCGAGAACATCGAGCGGCACCTGCACATGGGTACGGACCTGCACGAGGCCATTCTTGAAGGGGCCGGCGAAATCGCGGTTCCTGCACTCGTCTCCACGCTGTGTATCTGTATTGTGTTCGTGCCCATGTTCTTCCTGACGGGCGTGGCGAAATTCCTGTTCGTGCCGCTCGCCGAGGCCGTGGTGTTCGCGATGCTGGCGTCGTACATCCTGTCGCGTACGCTGGTGCCAACACTCGCAATGCTGCTGATGGGCCATGCGCACAAGCCGAAGAACGGTTCGAAGCCGAATCTGTTCATGCGTCTGTATCACCGTTTCGATGCGGGCTTCGAGCGCATGCGCGCCACCTACATCGTGATCCTGAGCACGCTGCTCGTGCGGCGCCGGATGTTCGCAACGATGTTTCTCTGCTTTTGCGTGCTGTCGGTGGGATTGGTGTTCGTGCTTGGCGAGGACTTCTTCCCGACGGTCGACGCCGGCGATATTCGCCTGCATATGCGTGCGCCAACGGGTACGCGGATCGAGGAAACCGCGCGGCTGGCTGATCACGTTGAAGACGTGGTGCGGCAGGTCGTGCCCGCGGCTCAGCTCAACACAATCCTGGATAACCTCGGCTTGCCGTATAGCGGCATCAACTTGTCGTACAGCAACGCGGGCACGATCGGTACGCTCGACGGCGAGATCCAGGTGGCGTTGAAGCCGGACCACGAGCCCACGCAGAACTTCGTGGACAAGTTGCGTGCCGTACTTCCGCAGCGCTTTCCGGGCGTCGAATTTTTCTTCCAGCCTGCGGACATCGTGACGCAGATCCTGAACTTCGGTCTGCCGGCCGCTATCGACGTGCAGATTTCCGGCGCCAACCAGCAGGGTAATTTCGCAGTCGCGGCGAAGCTGATGAAATCGATCCGCCAGATTCCCGGCACGGTGGACACACACATCCAGCAGAAGCTCGACGAACCCGCGCTCAACCTGCAGATGGACCGCACCCGGCTCCAGCAGCTCAACCTGACGGCGAGCAACGTCGCGCAGAACGTGCTGATTTCGCTGTCGGGCAGCTCGCAGACATCGCCGGGTTTCTGGTTCAACAACAAGAACGGCGTTGAATATCAGGTCGCGGTGCAGACGCCTCAGTACCAGGTGTCATCGATCGACGAATTGCTGCGCACGCCGGTTTCCGGCAGCGCCACCGGGCCCACGCAACTGCTCGGCAACCTTGTGCAGGTCACGCCGCAAAACCAGTTCGCGGTGGTGACGCACTACAACATCCGCCCGGTCATCGACGTGTTCGTGAGCGTGGAAGGGCGTGACCTCGGCAGCATTGCGCGGCAGGTCGACAAGCTCGTGGACCAGGCCCGCGCAACCCTGCCGCGCGGCAGCCAGATCATCGTGCGCGGCCAGGTCGCGACCATGCGATCGTCGTTCTTTGGGCTGGGTGTCGGCGTGGCAATGGCGATCGTGCTGGTGTACCTGCTGATCGTGGTGAATTTCCAGTCGTGGGTTGACCCGCTGATCATTGTCAGCGCGTTGCCGGCGGCGCTTGCCGGCATCGTCTGGATGCTGTTCCTCACCGGCACGCACCTGAGCGTTCCGGCGCTCACCGGCGCCATCATGACGATGGGTGTCGCGACCGCGAACAGTATCCTGATGGTGTCCTTCGCGCGCCAGCGGTTGCAAGCCGGCGCACCGCCGCTCACTGCAGCGCTGGAAGCCGGCGCGAGCCGTATCCGGCCGGTGCTGATGACGGCGTTTGCCATGATCATCGGCATGATTCCGATGGCGCTCGGTCTCGGCGAAGGCGCCGAACAGAACGCGCCGCTCGGGCGGGCGGTGATCGGCGGATTGCTGTTTGCTACTGTATCCACACTCTTTTTCGTGCCGCTCGTGTTTGCGGGTATTCACAGCCGGCTGGCCCGGCGGCGTGATCGTTTGGCGGGTGACGGCGACGATCATGGCGGCGGCAACTCAGGCCACCCCGGCCGCCCCGGCCACGATGGCCCGGGTCATGGCGCCGGCGAGCATGCTCCAAGTTAA
- a CDS encoding efflux RND transporter periplasmic adaptor subunit: MTEKTHASLAIPARDTESGHALPPRGREWKRAKIAIIVVLVLLVLGAGRTVVSDVMQSHSVAATSQQNAKVYVNVVSPKQAAGGGDTLLPGTLRGYVESPIYARATGYLLHWYADIGTRVKQGQLLADLDTPEIDQELAQAVAQRDQASSSLVLAKSSFERWQQLRQRDAVSQQELDERQSTYTQDVANLAAANANVQRLKQLESFKRIVAPFAGVVTQRNVDVGDLIDAGSGASRALFALAQSDPLRVYVQLPQAYAQNVKQGQDVIVTQAELPGQQFHGSIANISGAIDVPTRSLQIEVRLPNPDNKLRPGAYVQVALPATVRAPLLVPGNALLFRSEGPRVAVVDQNGKVDLRKIVIAQDLGPSLEIESGIEATDKIIINPSDSIADGDHVLIAPQQPAKKGTS; encoded by the coding sequence ATGACAGAAAAAACTCATGCTTCACTGGCGATCCCTGCAAGGGACACCGAGAGCGGCCACGCACTACCGCCTCGCGGCCGTGAATGGAAACGCGCGAAGATCGCGATCATCGTGGTGCTGGTCCTGCTCGTACTGGGCGCCGGGCGCACGGTGGTGTCGGACGTGATGCAAAGCCACTCGGTGGCCGCGACCTCGCAGCAAAACGCGAAGGTGTATGTGAACGTCGTCTCGCCCAAGCAAGCTGCGGGCGGCGGTGACACGTTGCTGCCGGGCACGTTGCGCGGCTACGTGGAGTCGCCTATCTACGCGCGCGCCACGGGTTATCTGCTGCACTGGTATGCAGATATTGGCACGCGGGTGAAGCAAGGCCAGTTGCTCGCTGATCTCGATACCCCTGAGATCGATCAGGAACTCGCGCAGGCGGTGGCGCAACGGGACCAGGCGTCGTCCAGTCTCGTGCTCGCGAAGAGCTCGTTCGAGCGCTGGCAGCAGTTGCGCCAACGCGATGCGGTGTCTCAACAGGAACTCGATGAACGCCAGAGCACGTACACGCAGGACGTCGCGAATCTTGCGGCAGCGAACGCCAACGTTCAGCGCCTGAAGCAGCTTGAATCGTTCAAGCGCATCGTCGCTCCGTTCGCAGGCGTGGTGACGCAGCGCAACGTGGACGTGGGCGATTTGATCGATGCCGGCAGCGGTGCAAGCCGGGCGCTCTTCGCGCTGGCGCAGTCGGACCCGCTCAGAGTCTATGTGCAGCTTCCGCAGGCTTATGCGCAGAACGTGAAGCAAGGGCAGGATGTCATCGTCACGCAGGCGGAATTGCCGGGCCAGCAGTTCCACGGCTCGATTGCCAATATCTCCGGCGCAATCGATGTCCCGACCCGTTCGCTGCAGATCGAAGTGCGCCTGCCCAATCCGGATAACAAGCTGCGCCCGGGTGCGTATGTACAGGTAGCGCTGCCGGCTACCGTGCGGGCACCTTTGCTGGTGCCGGGCAATGCGCTGCTGTTTCGCTCGGAAGGGCCGCGGGTTGCGGTGGTCGACCAGAACGGCAAGGTCGACCTGCGCAAGATCGTGATTGCGCAGGACCTGGGACCGTCGCTGGAGATTGAAAGCGGCATTGAAGCAACCGACAAGATCATCATCAATCCGAGCGATTCGATTGCGGACGGCGACCATGTCCTGATCGCGCCGCAGCAGCCTGCCAAGAAGGGGACGTCGTGA
- a CDS encoding efflux transporter outer membrane subunit — protein sequence MLASTTVVASGAVLLSACTVGPDYKQPHADAPPAWHTDSYWRLAEPSHAPLAPEWWTSFGDESLNGFEQQALAQNQTLAAASAHYAQARATLANNKAQQVPEVDLGANGSRFRISQNRPLTNYATPTQSTVQNNIQLGPTINYDTDLFGRIRREVEGATASAEQSRDDLANARLVLTTDLASDYFSMRELDAEIDVLNRSVVLQQKALDYVTTEHDLGSVSGLDVLQQKSELDSTKVQARLLLNQRAQFEHAIAALIGVPAPQFAIEPKVIDTAVPAIPLGLPSDLLQRRPDIASAERAMAAANAQIGVAKAAFFPSLSLMPGIGWESTQFASLLSAPTLMWTLGATLSQVVFDGGRRAANVDFASAGYQAAEANYRQTVLNAFQQVQDGVTGLSVLDAASKESQEAVTDARRLLSLANDRYSGGLVAFLDVITAQQSLLTSERQDVQIHGQQWTMSVSLVKALGGGWDVTTAAPEKTAATNTSPPD from the coding sequence CTGCTGGCCAGTACGACCGTGGTGGCGTCCGGAGCGGTTCTGCTGTCCGCTTGCACGGTTGGGCCGGACTACAAGCAGCCTCACGCCGATGCACCGCCCGCGTGGCATACCGACTCGTACTGGCGTCTCGCCGAGCCGTCGCACGCGCCGCTGGCTCCGGAGTGGTGGACCAGTTTCGGCGATGAATCGTTGAACGGCTTCGAACAGCAAGCGCTTGCGCAGAACCAGACGCTCGCCGCCGCCAGCGCGCATTACGCGCAGGCACGTGCAACGCTCGCGAACAACAAGGCGCAGCAGGTGCCCGAGGTCGATCTGGGCGCCAACGGGTCGCGCTTCCGGATATCGCAGAACCGGCCGCTGACCAACTACGCCACGCCGACCCAGTCGACGGTGCAGAACAACATCCAGCTCGGTCCCACTATCAACTACGACACCGACCTGTTTGGCCGGATTCGCCGCGAAGTGGAAGGTGCGACAGCATCCGCCGAACAATCACGCGACGATCTCGCCAACGCGCGGCTCGTGCTGACCACGGACCTGGCGAGCGACTACTTTTCAATGCGCGAACTCGATGCCGAGATCGACGTGCTGAACCGTTCAGTTGTCCTGCAGCAGAAGGCGCTGGATTACGTGACCACGGAACATGACCTCGGTTCAGTATCCGGGCTTGACGTGCTGCAGCAGAAATCCGAACTCGACTCTACAAAGGTCCAGGCTCGCTTGCTGCTCAACCAGCGCGCCCAGTTCGAGCATGCGATTGCTGCGCTGATCGGTGTTCCCGCACCGCAGTTCGCCATTGAGCCGAAGGTGATCGATACCGCTGTGCCCGCGATTCCGCTCGGACTGCCGAGCGATCTGCTGCAGCGGCGCCCTGACATTGCGTCGGCAGAACGCGCGATGGCTGCTGCAAACGCGCAGATCGGCGTGGCGAAAGCCGCGTTTTTCCCGAGCCTTTCGCTGATGCCTGGCATCGGCTGGGAAAGCACGCAGTTCGCCAGCTTGTTGAGCGCACCGACGCTGATGTGGACACTGGGTGCAACGCTCTCGCAAGTCGTCTTCGATGGCGGCCGGCGTGCCGCCAATGTCGACTTTGCGAGTGCGGGGTACCAGGCGGCTGAGGCGAACTATCGCCAGACGGTGCTCAATGCGTTCCAGCAGGTGCAGGACGGCGTGACCGGGTTGTCGGTGCTCGACGCGGCATCGAAGGAGTCGCAGGAGGCCGTCACTGACGCGCGGCGTTTGCTCTCGCTTGCCAACGATCGTTATTCGGGCGGCCTGGTTGCCTTCCTCGATGTGATCACTGCCCAGCAGTCGCTGCTCACGAGCGAGCGCCAGGACGTGCAGATTCACGGCCAGCAATGGACGATGTCGGTGTCGCTGGTGAAAGCGTTGGGGGGCGGCTGGGATGTGACCACGGCAGCACCGGAGAAAACGGCGGCAACCAACACCAGCCCGCCG